The Motacilla alba alba isolate MOTALB_02 chromosome 14, Motacilla_alba_V1.0_pri, whole genome shotgun sequence genome includes a region encoding these proteins:
- the SEC14L5 gene encoding SEC14-like protein 5, whose protein sequence is MVQKYQSPVRVYKYPFELVMAAYEKRFPTCPEIPVFLGSEILHESRSEDGAIHVVERSCKLNVDAPRLLKKIAGVEHVFFIQKNTVNWRERTLRIEAHNETFANRVVVRETCSYSVHPENEEWTCFEQSASLDIKSFFGFESTVEKIAMKQYTSNIKRGKEVIEHYLKELISQGITFIPRWSPPAAEEERAPAVGRAPGDILLDSGAAGTSREPAASPCPPPEAASPDADKLDADYIERYLGQLTPMQESCLIRLRQWLQETHKGKIPKDEHILRFLRARDFNIDKAREMLCQSLAWRKQYQVDFILQSWRPPALLQEYYTGGWHYQDKDGRPLYILRLGQMDTKGLVKALGEESLLRHVLSINEEGQKRCEENTNIFGRPITSWTCLVDLEGLNMRHLWRPGVKALLRIIEVVEDNYPETLGRLLIVRAPRVFPVLWTLVSPFINENTRQKFLIYSGNNYQGSGGLVDYVDKDVIPDFLGGDCMCTVSEGGLVPKALYQTEDETENSDHIRLWTETIYHSASVLRGAPHEILVEILEGESVITWDFDILKGDVVFSLFHSKRAPEPNHKEATSPSPSGAGDNVQLIDKTWVLGVDYSRVESPLVCREGESIQGSHVTRWPGFYILQWRMHGPLPCSSSSLPRVDDVLASLQGSSHKCKLIYYYEVLASKDFRGSMSSLESCTSGFSQLSGVTTSSSQSQSSSHLSR, encoded by the exons GCCTACGAGAAACGCTTTCCTACATGCCCAGAGATCCCAGTCTTCCTGGGGAGTGAAATCCTGCACGAATCCAGGAGTGAGGATGGAGCCATCCACGTCGTTGAGCGGAGCTGCAAGCTGAATGTGGAtgctcccaggctgctgaaGAAG ATTGCAGGGGTAGAGCATGTCTTCTTCATCCAGAAGAACACGGTGAACTGGAGAGAGAGAACGCTCCGCATCGAAGCCCACAACGAGACCTTTGCCAACCGTGTGGTGGTCAGGGAGACCTGCAGCTACTCA GTTCACCCTGAGAACGAGGAGTGGACCTGCTTTGAGCAGTCAGCCTCTCTCGACATCAAATCCTTTTTTGGCTTTGAAAGCACGGTGGAAAAAATTGCCATGAAGCAGTACACCTCCAACATCAAACGG GGCAAGGAGGTGATTGAGCACTACCTGAAGGAGCTGATCTCCCAAGGGATCACGTTCATCCCACGCTGGAGCCCTCCCGCGGCGGAGGAAGAGCGAGCCCCGGCGGTGGGACGGGCCCCCGGTGACATCCTGCTGGATTCCggggctgctggcaccagcagggagccggctgccagcccctgcccgcccccagaggctgccagccctgacG CTGACAAACTGGACGCTGATTACATCGAGCGCTACCTGGGCCAGCTCACCCCGATGCAGGAGAGCTGCCTGATCCGCCTGCGCCAGTGGCTCCAGGAGACTCACAAGGGAAAG ATCCCCAAGGATGAGCACATCCTGCGGTTCCTGCGCGCCCGCGACTTCAACATCGACAAAGCGCGGGAGATGCTGTGCCAGTCGCTGGCCTGGCGCAAGCAGTACCAGGTGGATTTCATCCTGCAGTCCTGGAGACCCCCggccctgctgcaggagtaCTACACTGGGGGGTGGCACTACCAGGACAAAG ATGGGCGGCCGCTCTACATCCTCCGCCTTGGCCAGATGGACACCAAGGGTTTGGTGAAGGCCCTGGGAGAGGAATCCCTGCTGCGACAC GTTCTGTCCATTAATGAGGAAGGACAGAAGAGATGTGAGGAAAACACCAACATCTTCGGCCGCCCCATCAC ATCCTGGACATGCCTGGTGGACTTGGAAGGGCTCAATATGAGGCACCTCTGGCGGCCTGGGGTGAAGGCCCTGCTCAGGATCATTGAGGTGGTGGAGGACAACTACCCTGAGACCCTGGGGAGGCTCCTGATCGTGAGAGCACCACGGgtcttccctgtgctctggaCCCTG GTCAGTCCCTTTATCAATGAGAACACACGGCAGAAGTTCCTCATCTACAGTGGCAATAACTACCAGGGCTCAGGAGGGCTGGTGGACTACGTGGACAAGGATGTGATCCCAGACTTCCTGGGAGGAGACTGCATG TGCACTGTCTCAGAAGGGGGGCTCGTCCCCAAGGCCCTGTACCAGACCGAGGATGAGACTGAGAACTCGGATCACATCCGGCTGTGGACAGAAACCATCTACCACTCTGCAAGTGTCCTCAGAGGAGCCCCACACGAG ATACTCGTGGAGATCCTGGAAGGGGAATCTGTCATCACCTGGGACTTCGACATCCTGAAGGGAGATGTGGTGTTCAGCCTCTTCCACTCCAAACGAGCTCCTGAGCCAAATCACAAAGAAGCCACATCACCAAGTCCCTCTGGTGCAGGGGACAATGTGCAGCTCATTGACAAGAcctgggtgctgggggtggATTACAGCCGGGTGGAATCTCCCCTGgtctgcagggaaggagagagcaTCCAG ggGTCCCATGTCACACGCTGGCCTGGCTTTTACATCCTGCAGTGGAGGATGCACgggcccctgccctgctccagctccagcctgccccGTGTGGACGATGTCCTggcctccctgcagggctccagccacAAGTGCAAGCTCATCTACTACTACGAGGTGCTGGCCTCCAAGGACTTCAG GGGATCCATGTCGAGCCTGGAATCTTGCACCAGtggcttttcccagctgagTGGAGTCACCACATCTTCCAGCcagtcccagagcagctcccacctcTCCAGAtag